A genome region from Hevea brasiliensis isolate MT/VB/25A 57/8 chromosome 7, ASM3005281v1, whole genome shotgun sequence includes the following:
- the LOC110642551 gene encoding nucleobase-ascorbate transporter 1, protein MADISHPPMEQLQDLEYCIDSNPPWAETIILAFQNYILMLGTSVMIPFLLVPAMGGNDGDKGRVIQTLLFVAGINTLLQALFGTRLPTVVGGSFAYVIPVVYIISDTSLQQITDQHERFIQTMRAIQGALIVASSIQIILGYSQLWGLLSRFFSPLGMAPVVGLVGLGLFQRGFPALGNCVEIGLPMLLLVIGFSQYLKHVRILRELPIFERFPVLICVTIVWIYSIILTASGAYRDKPNITQLSCRTDRANLISTAPWFKFPYPLQWGPPTFSAGHSFAMMSAVLVSMVESTGAYKAASRLAIATPPPAYVLSRGIGWQGIGVLLDGLFGTGTGSTVSVENVGLLGLTRVGSRRVVQISAGFMIFFSTLGKFGAVFASIPFPIFAALYCILFGLVASVGLSFLQFTNMNSMRNLIITGLSLFLGISVTQFFNEFWNPTRHGLVHTNAGWFNAFLNTIFSSPATVGLIVAVFLDNTLEAEKSKKDRGMPWWVKFRTFKGDNRNEEFYTLPFNLNRFFPPT, encoded by the exons ATGGCGGACATTAGCCACCCTCCTATGGAACAACTTCAAGACCTCGAGTACTGCATAGACTCTAATCCTCCTTGGG CCGAAACCATTATATTGGCATTTCAAAACTACATCTTGATGTTGGGTACAAGTGTAATGATCCCTTTCTTGCTTGTTCCAGCAATGGGTGGCAATGAT GGGGATAAAGGACGGGTGATACAGACCTTGCTTTTTGTAGCTGGCATTAATACACTTCTGCAAGCACTTTTTGGAACCAGGTTGCCTACAGTAGTAGGAGGGTCCTTTGCTTACGTCATTCCCGTAGTTTATATTATAAGTGACACCTCATTGCAACAGATTACTGATCAGCATGAA AGATTTATACAAACAATGCGGGCTATCCAGGGAGCGTTAATTGTAGCCTCAAGCATACAAATCATCCTGGGTTATAGCCAACTTTGGGGTCTCCTTTCAAG GTTTTTCAGTCCTCTTGGTATGGCACCTGTGGttggattggttggtttgggattGTTTCAACGAGGATTTCCTGCA TTGGGAAATTGCGTGGAAATTGGTTTACCAATGCTGTTGTTGGTTATTGGATTTTCACAA TATCTAAAGCATGTGAGAATCTTACGAGAACTGCCAATTTTTGAAAGATTTCCAGTGTTGATATGTGTCACAATAGTCTGGATCTATTCCATTATTTTAACTGCCAGTGGGGCTTACAGGGACAAGCCAAATATAACTCAACTTAGTTGCCGTACAGACAGAGCAAATCTTATATCTACTGCTCCATG GTTCAAGTTCCCATATCCTTTGCAGTGGGGCCCCCCTACTTTTTCAGCAGGTCATTCGTTTGCTATGATGTCTGCAGTTCTTGTTTCTATGGTTGAG TCAACTGGTGCATACAAAGCAGCATCTCGGTTGGCTATTGCTACTCCTCCTCCTGCATATGTATTGAGCAGAGGCATTGGCTGGCAG GGTATAGGTGTATTGCTTGATGGTCTTTTTGGAACAGGAACTGGTTCCACTGTTTCTGT GGAAAACGTAGGACTCCTTGGACTAACTCGAGTCGGAAGTCGCAGAGTTGTGCAGATTTCTGCTGGCTTCATGATATTCTTCTCTACCTTAG GGAAATTTGGAGCTGTGTTCGCATCCATACCTTTTCCAATATTTGCTGCACTATATTGCATTCTCTTTGGCCTTGTTG CTTCGGTAGGACTATCATTTCTTCAATTCACAAACATGAATTCAATGAGAAACCTCATTATTACTGGGCTTTCTCTCTTCCTTGGGATTTCTGTTACCCagttttttaatgaattttggaaTCCCACGCGACATGGCCTTGTTCATACCAATGCAGGATGG TTCAATGCGTTTTTGAATACCATATTCTCATCTCCGGCAACAGTGGGTTTGATTGTCGCAGTGTTTCTTGACAACACATTAGAGGCAGAAAAGTCGAAGAAAGATCGAGGAATGCCATGGTGGGTAAAGTTCAGAACATTTAAAGGAGATAATAGAAATGAGGAGTTCTACACTTTGCCATTTAATCTCAACAGATTCTTCCCACCTACTTAG
- the LOC110642552 gene encoding AUGMIN subunit 2, translating into MSMGTDTTWVGKKPLRRIGGMSDALSIAADLGFAVASPPSQEELQNLSTATVEKGDNLIKVLRELTTVQRKIADLQVELQGRKDDKNVAHLTHVSEMEKKIETLSRITTILKDVIQNKDRIIARLQQPYSLDCIPVEAEYQKQFSELLMKAASDYGALTASVADFQWSQNFKESPSAWGEMLRPIPVALASCTRFFEAMSAMRESFATLQNLRVGHSVSSLPKTPANDPSHRLPGDSDCVTPRRNESSFDDLSINSLKKQEVELQEADNESSEVGDFSQVDGTSHRRLSWPPSVKKSGI; encoded by the exons ATGTCGATGGGGACTGACACTACCTGGGTAGGTAAAAAGCCTCTCAGACGCATCGGTGGCATGTCCGATGCCCTATCCATCGCTGCTGATCTTGGATTTGCTGTTGCATCTCCTCCTTCTCAG GAAGAACTCCAGAACTTATCCACAGCCACTGTTGAAAAAGGTGACAACTTGATTAAGGTTTTAAGAGAATTAACTACTGTACAAAGGAAAATAGCAGATCTACAAGTGGAACTTCAAGGTCGAAAG GATGACAAAAATGTGGCACATTTGACACATGTGAGTGAAATGGAAAAGAAGATTGAGACTCTGTCAAGGATTACTACTATATTGAAGGATGTCATTCAGAATAAG GACCGTATTATAGCTCGTCTTCAACAACCATATTCACTAGATTGTATTCCAGTGGAAGCAGAATATCAG AAACAATTTTCAGAGTTACTGATGAAGGCTGCAAGTGATTATGGTGCCTTGACAGCATCTGTTGCGGATTTCCAGTGGAGTCAGAACTTTAAGGAATCTCCTTCAGCATGGGGG GAAATGCTTCGTCCTATTCCTGTTGCTCTAGCATCCTGTACCCGATTCTTTGAAGCAATGTCTGCCATGAGAGAATCATTTGCTACACTACAAAATTTGAGAGTGGGACATTCAGTTTCCTCTTTGCCCAAAACACCAGCAAATGATCCctcacatagactaccaggagattCAGATTGTGTGACTCCTCGGAGAAATGAATCTAGTTTTGATGACTTGTCAATTAACAGCCTAAAGAAACAAGAAGTTGAGCTCCAAGAAGCAGACAATGAAAGCAGTGAGGTGGGCGACTTTAGCCAAGTAGATGGCACAAGTCACAGGAGATTGTCTTGGCCTCCATCGGTTAAAAAGAGTGGTATATAG